The sequence TGAACTGGCCATCCCCCGGAGTCCTCGGGAACTGGATCACATTGCGGATCTTGTGGAAGCCGTGACGGATTTCAGCAGCCTCTCGAAGCCCAGAATTTTGTTTCCCATGGCTCCCGCTTGCCGCCTTGGCACTCCCGCGCACGCGCCGGTGGCGCCGAGGTTCCAGTCCTGGGTCGCGCCTGCGGGGATCGTATCGCCCTTGGTGAAGTCGGGTTTGTTCATCGCGCCCTTGGGAGCTGCATTGGAGAAGGGCGTGGCGAACAGCACCGCAAGGATCAGCGGGGCGGTGGTGCGGAAGGGGCAAAACAACATGATCGTTATATTTTGTTGGATGAAATGGGCCGCGTCCATCCGCAATTCCGCGCGGAGTATCCCCTGTTGTGGCACAGTGCCGCCCGGCCTGCCTGCCGCATCCGGAGGGTGACGGCGCGGTTCAGGCCAGAGCCTTGCGCGTCTTTCCGGGCAGGGAAGCGAACACCAGATCATACGAGTGCCGGATCAGCTCCTTGACCAGTCCCGCGGGCAACGAACCGTCGAGGATCAGGGTGTTCCAATGCTTCTTGTTCATGTGGTAGCCGGGGATGATGGATTCGTGCTGCTCCCGAAGCTCGATCGCGCGGTCGGGATCGCACTTCAGGTTGAGCCGCAGGCCGTCTTCGTCGTCCGTGTAGAGGGCGAACATCTTCCCGCCGACTTTCTGGACGAAAATCCCGGGGCCGAAGGGTTCCGACTCCTCGACGTGGGGGAGGGAGTGGAGAAGATCGCAAAGGGTGGAGGGGGACATGAGAACAAATCAATGCGTTGCCGAATATTTGTCTACCCCGCTTTCCCCAAGAAGCACGGGGAAAACCCGCTCCACCGGAAGGCTTTCCTGTTCGAACCGCCCCTTGTCACCGCTGGCGATCATGCATTGCATGGTGTGCCTGAGATCTTCCATCGACGGATTCGCGATGAGCCGTGACAGCGTTTCATGCTCCATTTCGGTCAGCGGAACCGGCTGTGGCGACGGCCTGTGTCCCATCAGGATGGGGCGGAAATTTCTTCCCGTTTTCTCCCGCAGGTCGCGGAGGATGTCGAAGCCCGCCGGATCGCTGTCGCCGAAGTGATGGAAATCCATTTCCGGCAGGCGCGCGATGAGCCGGCGCACGGCTGAGCCGGGGAAGCTGGTCTGGATGAGGAGCGCGCCGGGGTTGCGTTTCGCGAGTTCCATGAAGACATCCTCGTTCTCCACGGTCAGGCAGATGCGGGCGGCGGTGGAAATATGGCGGGCTTCCGCGATGTTCGTTTCCGAGAGGGTGTAGGTGCCGGGGAGGGCGGAGAAATCGATGCGGGAGCCGCCGATTTCTAGGACAAGCGGCCCGTGGAGATTCGCGGATCGGGGCTTGTGGAGAATGCCGAAAGCTTCGAGAGAGCTTTCTCCGGTGATCTCGCCGAGCGCCGTCACCAGCCTGGATTCCAGCGCTTGCAGCCGTTTCGAATCCCCGCAAATCCGGGCGCTGGCGTAGCGGATGAGCGATTCCCCCTGCCAGTTGAGCACGCCGGTGAGCGCGTCCATCAGTTCATGGTTGCCGGTTTTTGAAAAGGGCTGGAGGGACGCGCCGGACATGGCGCGGGAAGCCAGCGACGCACACCAATCCTTCCATGCTGCCACCCATTTTTCCGGGATGCTTCTTTCGGCGCATTGCTGGAAATAGCGGGCGAGTTCCTCCCGTTCGCGGGTGGGATTTGTCCTGCCGATCTTTGAAAACAACCATTCCTCACCGCCCTCCGCAGAGAGCCGCAGGGTCATTGGCAGGCCGGATTTCCGATGTCGGTCGATCCGGAAAACCCCGCCCGATTCGCTTTCCGCGAGGCGCAGTGCGTTTTCCGCAAGCTCACGTTCATCGCCGTCCCCGGCGCTGGCGAGGCGGAGGAATTTCTCGTAGTCGATGGTGAAGTCGCGCTTCCTGAGTGCGGATTTCCCGTAGAGGTCGGCGAGGGTTTGGAAAAGGGGGTTCATCGGGACGTAGGGAAGGGATTCGAAAGCGCACTTTGGGGTTCCAGCTCACCAGCAAGCCGATCTTCCAATCTGAGTCCCTGTGATGTCAAAGCCCGACTCGGCTGGGAGAAAATACTCGGATGCGAGTATTTACTTGATTGGGTTTGGGTCTGAGGTTATCCGTATTTCGTGATCAAGAGCTTCTCGGACAAAGCGACGCAAAAGCTCTTTCTCGGCGAGCCTCTCAATCAGAAGGAACGTCGGGCTTATGGGGCGATGAATTTGGAAAAGGCGGCGGAGCGGCTGTTTCTGCTGGATCGCGCCGACGAGAAGGCTCTCCTCACCGCATCCGCCCTCCACTATCACAAGCTCCATGGTTCCGGCCGATTTTCGATTGACGCTGATTCCCGCAAGTCCAAATGGCGCATCACCTTCACATGGGAAAATGACGAAGCGAAGGATGTCTGCCTCGTCATAATCGCAGACACTCACTGAAAACATTAAACGCGATGAAACCAAACCAAACACACAACTTTCCCCGTGATCCGAAACAGGTTCCCAATCCATCCAGCAATCCGGTTGCAGGGCTGATTCAGGATACCCTCATTCATCACGGACTCACACAGGCGGCGGCAGCCAAGGCGATGCGAATCTCACCGGGAGTGATCTGCGATGTGATCAAGGCAAGGAAACCCGTCAGCACGGAGCTGGCTTTGCGGCTCGAACATTGTCTGGGT comes from Akkermansiaceae bacterium and encodes:
- a CDS encoding MmcQ/YjbR family DNA-binding protein; this translates as MSPSTLCDLLHSLPHVEESEPFGPGIFVQKVGGKMFALYTDDEDGLRLNLKCDPDRAIELREQHESIIPGYHMNKKHWNTLILDGSLPAGLVKELIRHSYDLVFASLPGKTRKALA
- a CDS encoding type II toxin-antitoxin system RelE/ParE family toxin encodes the protein MIKSFSDKATQKLFLGEPLNQKERRAYGAMNLEKAAERLFLLDRADEKALLTASALHYHKLHGSGRFSIDADSRKSKWRITFTWENDEAKDVCLVIIADTH
- a CDS encoding HigA family addiction module antidote protein, with product MKPNQTHNFPRDPKQVPNPSSNPVAGLIQDTLIHHGLTQAAAAKAMRISPGVICDVIKARKPVSTELALRLEHCLGLSADFILKVQAHFQYCVAYHAKSSLIATEVKVLVKV